One window of Clarias gariepinus isolate MV-2021 ecotype Netherlands chromosome 21, CGAR_prim_01v2, whole genome shotgun sequence genomic DNA carries:
- the LOC128509205 gene encoding BOLA class I histocompatibility antigen, alpha chain BL3-7-like: MCHCSVVIKALILLTFSLHLSSAVTHSLQYLYTAVTPGINVPEFTVVGLVDGQEFEYYDSDLSKVIPKTEWILKVTVNEPNYWNRHTELYHFWQKNFKTGLNMVMKDFNHTTGIHTLQWMYGCEFDDRTGYVRLGYDGEDFLCLNVTTKTWITAKPGVVISDRIWDYINGLSTDGQKNYVSTDCIQRINQYVSYGRETLERKVHPKVSLFHKQSSYPEVVCHATGFFPKALNITWQKDGEDVHEDVELRETLPNQDGSFQKRIILKVPAEELHKHNYTCVVQHSSLEKELVREVPKGGAPIAIITAVVAALAALAALVAVVAGIVVWKKKNSGFRPVPPKPSSEGDSSNTSLKCNCGDNDTLCLD, encoded by the exons tgaCACACTCTCTGCAGTACCTCTACACTGCAGTTACTCCAGGAATAAATGTCCCAGAATTCACTGTTGTGGGTCTGGTGGATGGACAGGAGTTTGAGTACTACGACAGTGACCTCAGTAAGGTGATTCCAAAGACAGAGTGGATACTGAAGGTCACTGTTAATGAACCAAATTACTggaacagacacacagaactTTATCACTTTTGGCAGAAGAACTTCAAAACCGGTCTGAATATGGTAATGAAGGACTTTAATCACACTAcag GAATTCACACATTACAATGGATGTATGGCTGTGAGTTTGATGACAGAACCGGGTATGTGCGGTTAGGATATGATGGAGAAGATTTCCTCTGTCTGAATGTAACAACTAAAACCTGGATTACAGCCAAACCTGGAGTTGTGATCAGTGATCGGATTTGGGATTATATTAATGGTTTGAGTACTGATGGCCAGAAGAACTATGTGAGCACCGACTGTATCCAGAGGATAAATCAGTACGTGTCTTATGGCAGAGAGACTCTGGAGAGGAAAG TTCATCCAAAGGTGTCATTGTTCCATAAACAGTCTTCTTATCCAGAGGTGGTGTGTCACGCTACAGGTTTCTTTCCCAAAGCACTAAATATCACCTGGCAGAAGGACGGAGAGGACGTGCATGAGGACGTGGAGCTCAGAGAGACGTTACCCAACCAGGATggaagcttccagaagagaatcATTCTGAAAGTCCCAGCTGAGGAGCTGCACAAACACAACTACACCTGCGTGGTTCAGCACAGCAGCTTGGAGAAGGAGTTAGTGCGAGAAGTACCAAAAG GTGGAGCACCGATTGCTATCATCACTGCTGTAGTCGCGGCTCTCGCGGCTCTCGCTGCTCTCGTCGCTGTTGTTGCTGGAATTGTGGtctggaagaagaagaactctG gcTTCAGACCTGTTCCACCCAAACCCT CCTCTGAAGGAGATTCTTCAAATACAAGCTTAAAGTGTAACTGTGGGGACAACGACACACTGTGCTTGGACTAA